The following is a genomic window from Microthrixaceae bacterium.
CTCTCCAAGGGTCTGTCAACGAGCGGATCACGGCCGAGTCAGCCTTGCTCCGAGCCGAGATGGCCGAGCTTCGATCGGAGCTCAAGACCGACATTTCCGAGTTGCGGACCGAGTTCCACACCAGTTTCGGTGCCTTCCGCGACGAGCTGCACCGCGAACAACGCACGCTCCAACGCCAGATCATCCTCGCCCTGGTGGTAGCCCTCGTCAGCATGGTGATTAGCGCCGGCACCCTGTAGTCACCAGCGCTCCCAGACAGCCAGACCCGGTGATCAGGGGTTGAGCACCGTGAACAGGGCGGCGGGGCGGCCGACGGTGCCGTCGGAGGTTTCGTGCAGGTCCTCGAGTTGATCGATCACCTGGCGGCGGAACGTGTCCTTTTGGAGCTCACGGCCTTGGATGGCCTCATGGAGGCGGCGTAGCTCCAGCAGGGTGAAACGGTCGGGCATGAGCCCGTCGGGGTCGGGGTGTTCGTCGTAGCGACGTCGCAACTCGGCCACCGCCAGGGTCACGATCTCGTCGTGGTCGAACGGCAGGCGTCGTTGCCGGCCGGGAATGATTAGCGGAGCGGTTTTTGGGCCAGCTCCGCTCTTCGCATCAACCGTCGCCGGGGGTGACGGGTCCGGCACGGCGGCAAAGCACAGATGGTCGGTGCCCGACTTGACCAGCGGGGCCAACCTCTGGCTCGCGACCACGGCCAGGTGAGCGACGGAGACGACCCAGCCCCGGCTGTCTCGCTTCGGATCGTCGAAGACCTGGAGCTGGGTGGGCGACAGGTCGGTGATGCCGCACTTGTCGAGGAGCGTGCGCCTCACCGTGTCGGCCAGTCGTTCGTGCTCATGAACGAACGAACCGGGAAGACTCCACTGCCCGGCGTGCGGCGCAGCGTCGCGACGCAACAACACCACGGCGAGCTTCAGCGCCGCTGACCCCGCTTCGCTCCGACCGTCGCCCTTGCCGTCGCCCCGGCCGTCATTCCCACTGCCGGTCCCGCCGCCGTCCGGTGCCACCGTCCACGCCGCCGGTACGACCGACATGACCGCCACGTCGACCGCCAGCGACGGGCGGGGGTAGGCGCCCAAGTCAGCCTGGCCGGAGTAGTCGGTCGGCTCGGGCCGGTCGGACAGGCCGGGATCGCCGGAAGGTGTCGCGTCAGCGGGGGAAGCCACAACCCAAAGTTAGCGCAGAGTTGCGCTTTGTGGAGCTTTAGCGCATACTTGCTCTAACGCCGTGGAATCGAGCGGTCGGCAAACCCATTCGGATCGGAGAATCCAATGATCACCACCCCCACCTTCCACCTCGGCTCGCCCACCCAGATCGGCCCGCTCACGGTCTTCCCGGTCTGGACCGACGCCCCCGAACCCAAGCGGCCGATCCGCACCTCGGTTCCACGGGGCGTCACCATCGGTGAGGTCCCCGGCGGCGCAGTGGTCGAACGGCTGACGGTCGACAACCCGACGGCCAAGACCTTCCTTCTCCCCGCCGGCGCCGTGTTCGAAGGGGGCCAACAGCACCGGGCCCTGCTCCACAGCGTGGTGGTCGATGCCGAGAGCACCATCGCCATCGACGTCCGCTGCGTCGAACAGGGCCGGTGGTCGGGCGGAGGTCGACAGCGCCTCCACCAGCGTCGAGCGCCCCTGGCCGTTCGGGGAGCGTTGAGCGGGATCGTCGGCCCGCGAGACAACCCGCTCGGTCACGACCTCCGCCGCGGCGACCAGGGTCGGGTGTGGAGCCAGGTCAACCGCTACGAGCAGGTCGGCGGCCGGTCGAGGACCAGTTCGCTGCTGGACGCCACCGACACCCGCGCCGAGGAGATCCGCCGGGAGCTGGCCAACCTCAGGCCGCTGCTCGGCCAGCGCGGCGTGCTGATCGGGATCGGTGGGCACCCGGCCCTGCTCGAGGTGTTCGACCACCCCAAGCTCTTCGCCGCCGAATGGGAGCCGATCCTCACCGGGGTGGCGGCCGACGCCGCCTTCACCCCGGTGATCCCGACCACCGGCGCCCGGGCCCGCTACTTCGCTCGCCACATCTCGGGACGCGCCCTACAGCCATGGGCCCCGGCCGGAGCCGGGGTGGCGGTCGAGGGTCGTGACGGCCTGGCCGTGATCGACGGCGTGGTCGAGGGCGTGATCGACGGCCGCACCAACGACCGGGAGGGCCAGCCCATCCACATCACCGCCCTCAACGCCCGCCACGCACTGATCGCGGCGTGAACTCCGGAGCGACCGCCATCAGAGGTTGATATCGTTCATTCTCGTTCTTGATATCAAGGAGTGGACCATGACCCGGACAGTCATCGACATCGACGACGACAACCTGGCCGCGGCGGCGGAGGTCTTGGGCACAACCACCAAGGTGGCCACGGTCAACCGAGCCCTTGCAGAGGTGGCAGCCCGTGCGGGTCGCCTGGCCTTCCTCGACCATCTCGACGACGTGGCCGGTGACCTGGCGGATCCGGCGGTGATGGAGGATGCCTGGCGGTGACCGGGCTCCACCTGGCTGACAAGTCGGCTCTCGAGCAGCGGCGACACAGCACGGCAGCGCGTGACCTGCTGGCCCTGCTCCTTGTCGAGGGTGCCTTGGCCTCCTGCCACGTCACTGCCCTCGAAGTGCTCTATTCGGCACGAAACCGCCAGGACTATGAGACGTTGCGCTCGGACATAGCCACGTTGCCGTGGCTACCCACTGACCAACGGGCAATGGATCGAGCGTTGGAGGTTCAAGGACTTCTCGCCAGAAGGGGCCAGCATCGTGTTCCACTACCAGACCTGATGATCGCCGCGACGGCCGAGGTCAACGACGCCGTGGTCCTCCACTACGACCACGACTTCGACGTGATCGCGGCGGTGACCGGCCAGCCGACCCGCTGGATCGTCAAACGTGAACGGGCGGCTGACGCTGGTCGCCGTCGACCCCAGCAGCAGTGGGAACGTGCCCGACGGCGTGGGTCACGGCTTCGGCGTACCATCGCTCCGACGCCATCGAACGGGAGGGGTTGTGACGGCGGAAGCCCTGGATAATCCGATCCTGAACTCGCCCTACGAGGCCCCCGGCCGTCACTTTGCCCTTGGCCCGAACGGGCCCACCGGCGAGATCCTCGTAGGTCGCCGGCCGAGCGAGTCGTTCATTCCGATCCCTCCAACCCGCAAGGGCAAGGCCAAGACGTCGGGCAAAGCCGGCGGCAAGGCAAACGAGTCAGGGACCTCAGCCCCCGAGCCCTCCCAGACCTCGCTGGACTTCGACATCACCGGTGAGCGCCGGGAGCAGAACTCGCTGATCAACGACATCCGCCAGCGGGTGGAGCTGTGGCGGGGTCGTAACTATCCGGGCGTCACGCCAGTCTTGGAAGGCTGAAGCGCTCTCGACGTGGGGCGTAGGGGTCGAGATTGTGGGCATCGACGATGCAACTCGAGACGGGCTGGTGGCTGCGCAGCTCCGACAGCGAATGGTGAACCCACCGAGCCGAATCGTGTGTGAATAACAGCACACAACACGGAATCGGGACGTGTGTGTTGATAACAGCACACGGCTGGCGCTAGCGGGCCGCGGCCTCGATTCTGACTCCCAGGTCCGCCAGCTCGTCGAGGATCAGGGTGGCGCCCCAGACCTGGTTGCGTTTCCTGGTGGTCAGGGTCCTCAGTACGCCGGCCTCGGTCAGCCGATCGAGCGCGGCGTAGATGCTCGATTCCGAGGAGCCGATGGCGTCGGCCGCTTCCTCAGCTGACAGCACCGGTTGTGACGCAAGCACTGCCAGCAATCTTGCGGTGGCGCTCCCCGCCCGCGCCCCACCGACCATGGCCGCCATCTCCGCGGGCGCCTCGGCCAGACGAAGCGCCGTGACCTTTGATTCGGCTGCGGCCCCGGCGGCGGCCCGAGCGAATGAAGTGACTATTGGACCGGCGTCACCAGCGCGATATGAGCCGAGCGCTTCGAAGTAGCGGTCCCGTCGTGCCACCAAGGCCGACGCCAGCGGGATCACCACGTGACGGGTGGCCTGGCGCCGACGCAGGATCGTGTTGACCAGCGCTCGGCCGATCCTGCCGTTGCCGTCGATGAAGGGGTGGATCGATTCGAACTGGGCGTGGGCGATCGCAGCCTGGACGAGGGCCGGCATGTCGTCACGGTTGGCGTACTCAACCAGGTCCGCCATGTATCCCTCCACCGTGTCAGCGGGCGGGGGCACGTAAAGGGCACCTCGGGGTGAATGGTCGCTCCCCCCGATCCAGTTCTGCACGGAGCGGAGGCGACCGGCCCCATCAGCCTCATTGGGGTCATCGACCATCAATGCTCGGTGGGCGCGGATAAGCATCTCGAGGGTGACGGTTCGGGTACGACCCACGTCCTCGACCATCACTTCCAGCGCGTTGGTAGCCGCCACCATCGACGCTGCCGACGTGTTCGCCTTGCTCCCGTGGAGAGCCCTGGCGAAGTCGTCGATGTCTGCCTGTATCCGCTCGATCTTCGACGACGCCACCGACTCCGTCCGCACGAGCATGGCACCAAGAGCACTGAGATCGCCGGCGTGCCAGTGGTCGAGCGAACTGATCTCCATCACGGCGCGCTCCACCTCGCCGGCCAGACGTCCATCGATCTCAATGGTCTCGGCCGCGATCATCGGGGGCAATGAGACGGTCACCGAGGAAGTGATCCGGTCCTCTTTCGTGCCGCCGCGGATCGCCTGAGCCCACGGTCTGACCTCGGACGCATGCGGCGGCCAGGCCATCGGTGAAGCGCTTTCAAGTGAGTAATCGACCGGCTGTCGATCGACCTTGGGGGTTGCCATCACCTCCCTCCTTCCTCGGACCAGCTCCGGCACTATTCCGAGTTATGACTCTATCTCGGACTACTGCCCAGTTGCTCCCGATCTCACGCCGCGGATCGGCTGGGACCGTGGTTGGCGCATCCCACACTGACCGAACCTCAGGGCCGTGCTCACCAGAGCCCCGGGTTGAACCGCCGTGAGCGCTGTATCACGCGTGATACGCTTTGGCCGTGTCCGAGGTGTCGATTCGAGATCTCAGAAATCATGGGGGCGAGGTCGTCGAGCGTGCCCAGCGTGGCGAGCGCCTAACTATCACCCGCGCTGGAACGCCCGTGGCCCAACTCGTCGGGCTCCCCCGGCCCGCGACTCCGCTGGCTGAGCTGCGCCAGCGTTGGGCCCGCCTCCCCCAGGTTGACCCGGCGGCCCTTCGACGCGATATCGACGACGTACTCGATCCAGGGATCTGACGTGGCCAGGGGTGTCCTCGATACCAGCACGGTGATCCTTCTGGGCCGAATCGAAGCCGATGAGTTGCTCCCGACCGAGCCCCTCATTACCACCGTCACCCTCGCCGAGTTGTCTGTGGGTCCGCTTGTCGCTGCCACTGCCGATGAACGCGCTGCCCGGCAGGCACACCTCCAACAAGCCGAGGCCGACTTCGACCCGCTGCCCTTCGATGCAATGGCCGCCCGAGCCTTCGGCCGCGTCGCCGCATCGCTTCACGAAGCAGGCAGAAAGACGTCAGCCCGCGCCTACGACGCGATGATCGCCGCCGTGTGCATGGCAAACGACCTGCCGATCCACACCTGCAACCCCGGCGACTTCTCCGGAATCGCCGGCCTGAACGTGGTGGCGGTACCTCACCCCGACCACTAACGCTGTTGATCCGGCCGGTTCCTCCAGCGCGCCTCCGCCCCGGCAGCCCCGCCCGGCCGGAGATCAGGCGAGGCCGAAGGTCTGCAGCCGAGAGGCGATCTCCTCCAGCGACAGATCGCTCGAGGCCACCTCGATCACAAGGTCATAGACCTCGTCATTGCTGGCGCCGACCACACTTGCATCGTTCAGTTCCAAGAACGTGGCCGTTGTAAGCCAGCCAAGCCGCTTGTTGCCGTCAACCAGCGCATGGTTGATGACGATGGACTGGAGCAGAGCTGCGGCCTTCATCCAGATCGTCGGGTAGGCGTCCTCACCAAAGACCGTGGCCTGGGGACGCGCCACCGCTGATGCCAGCAGTCCGGCGTCTCTGATCGGTGGGGGTCGCCCAGGTGGCGCCTGATGAGGAGTAGCACGTCGTCGAGGTCGAGGAACTCGACGTTGTGCCAACTCATTGCCCCAGGCGCTCCAGGGCAGCGGCATGAACGTCTGCAATCCGATCGCCCGCCACCGCCACCCGGTCCCGATGACCCTGGCGCTCTACATATTCACGGATCGCCCGACGGGCGGCATCTTGCATCGAAACACCCTCCGCCTCAGCCCGTAACCGAAGGGCCCGCTGCTCTTCTTCAGTCAACCGAAGCGTCATAGCCATGCACCAACGGTATCAGTCTGGTATCAGACTCCCTGTTCTTGTTGCAGACAACGGGTGCCCCGAGGATCGCCTGAGCCCACGGCCTGATCTCGGCCGTGCGCCGCGGCTAGACCACCGATGAAGCGGGCCCAAGGGAGACATCGCCCGACTGTCGATCAGCTTGCGAGTCACCATCGCCTGCTCTCTCCCCTGGAGCAGTCCGGTCACTATTTCCGAGGCAGGAGTCCATCTCGGACTGCTAACACCGATACTCCGGATCTCACGGCGCGGACCGGCGGGGATCGTGGTTGGCTCTTGGGTGACCGTGAGCCGCTCATGTCCGCAGGTGTCCCGATGACCGACGACGAATCCCCAGCTCCACCAGCCGGCCGCCGCCTACGCAACATCGCTCGCATCCTGCTCGGGGCGACGCTGACCTTCACCGGCGTCGGCCACCTGACGTTCCTCCGCCACGATTTCCAAGCCCAGGTGCCCAACTGGGTTCCGATCAGCAAGGACCTCACCGTCGTGGGATCTGGCGTGATCGAGATCGTGCTCGGTGCCGCCTTGATCGCACTTCCCCGACACCGCCGAACCACCGGCGCCCTGGCCGCGGCGTTCTTCGTGATCGTGTTTCCCGGCAACATCGCCCAGTACCTCGAACACGCCGACGTGCCTGGCCTCGACTCCGATCGGGCCCGCCTCGTACGCCTCTTCTTCCAGCCGCTGCTGGTGGCGTGGGCGCTGTGGGCCGGCGAGGTCTTCCGCCACGACCAGCGCCAAGACTGACCGAACCTCACGTACCTGGCCCCCGAGAGCCGCCTACCACACGGGGTAGGTCTGGTTGGTGTCGCCCCACGGCCACAGCCGGGGCCGGTTCAGAGGTTGAGAACCGTGCGCAGGAGTTCGTCGATCTGCGCCAGTCCGATCGCCCCTACGCGACCGATGCGATCTTGCAAGCGGTCGACCGAGACTGAGCGCACCTGCTCGGGCTGGAATGCCGTAAGTGCATCGAGACCGTTGTCTGCATCTGGCTCGAGAACCATGTGCAAGCTGATCCGTCGGATGGTGCTCGTGCCGGGAACCACGACGCACATCCTCAGCCGCGGATCGTGGAGGCGATCGTCACTCACCACGACCACGGGCCGCACAAACGCCTGCTCGGGGTCGGTTGGGTTGCTGCCGAGGTCCACCCGCCAGATGTCACCGCGCTTGATCTCGCTAGGCACTCAGGCCATCTCCGGCAGTTCCATCGAGCAGCGTCGTCTCCTCCGCCAGGGAGGCGAGTTGGGAATCGGTGAGCCCATCGAGTTCAGAGTGCAAGGTGCGCCACCACTCGTCCCGTCCGGTGGGCAGGGGCTCAAGGAGCAAGCCACCATCGACCTCGCGAATGCGGATCGTCCCGGGAACAGCGCCAAGTGTGTCTCGCATGGAGCGGGGCACGACAAGCCTGCCCTGCCGATCGATCGACAACTCCTCAGCGTGCCACCGCGCCACGATATCCCCATTGACCAGGAAGTGGTCACCAGACGTATTGACTCACTCGAAACCTCCGCGTAGGGGGATTCGTTGCCTCATGTGGTTCCTCCGTTTGGGTGTGGCTCAGGTGTGGCCCGCAACGCCCGGCTGGTAAGCGTCTGGCGCCGATGCTCAAGACGCTGGTGCCGCTACTGCGCTGAGACGGCGAACTCGACCTAACCGACCTGGGGTCCGACCTGCGAAAAGCGGCATCGACGTCGACGATCGATCGGACCGAACATTCAACACCCAAAATTCCCCAACCAGCACTGGTCGAATAGCGTGTTAGGACTTAGCGAAGGATCGCAAGCCCTCAACTCCCAATTCAGAGACTATCTCGCCAGCTCTCTGAATCCATAGATTCTCATCATAAGCACTCCCAAAGGCCGCTAGTTGCGATACCCGTCCGCCTGGCGCCAAAAGATAAAGTCTGTAATCGGCCGAAACACTTCCGCCCCAGACAACCAGGTCAAGTATGCTGGAGATGAGTGTCGGCTCAACAACGTAGACCTGGTAGACATCTGTGGTTCCAGGGTCTTGCACCGTCAACGCCAGCTCGCCTCTCCTGGCCAGGCGGCTGGCCCTCACGTCGAGCCCAACGAGCGACATGGCTCTATAGCGAACTGCAAGGGACGACTGCCTCAGATTTACCCAACGAAGCATGTGAACCTCGATCCCAGACTGCCGATCTTGGAGCTCCAACTATCACCCTTTAGAGCAATTGGCACTCCCTCTTCGCTGTACCGACAGAACCCTCCGAGGATCGAGCACGGAATTGGAGGAATGATTGGGGGTCGAACCTTCAGGAAACCGCGAAAAGGAGATCTGACAATGTCCCGAATACCTCGAAGCCATTTGTAGAGCAGAGGAAGACGGTCAAGCAATTGGAAGGGGTTCATTTCACGCTCATCTGTGTTCGTCGGCTGTGGCACGTCCTGGGGAGCTAGTGGATTACCGGTGATTAGACCCGAGCGGAGTTTCATGATTGGGGCCATGCTTGCTGGAAGGTGGTCAGGGCCAAGCAGATTGGTAGCCAGCGTTCGAGTAGGTCGCGGCGTTGGTTTGGGACGGTGAGGCAGCGCCACTGCGAGGCGGCCGATGGAGTGTTCGACTCGCACTCGTTTCGACGCGAGGAGCGTGTTGAAGAAGCGGTCGACCATGGTGAGGGTCTTGGCCGTGCCGTGTCGACGTGTGGGCAGCCTGATCTCGGGCACGTCATTTTGAAGGCCTTGGAAGCCCGAGTCTGCGAGAACAGCGAGGTTCGACGCAGCGAGATGGTCGGGCAGGCTGGCATCACGCAACGCGGTCAGGTCGTGGTGGCACCCGCGACGAGCGGCGTGACCCACATCAGGTTCGAGGAGGAATCGCACACGGCGATGGTCTTGGTGGTGTGAGTCTTGCGTTTGCCCGAGTAGAAGGGCCGCTGGAGGTCTTGATCGCCTGGTCTGGCAACGGTGAAGTCGGTTCCGTCGATGATCACCTTGCCCTCCTGGCACACCATCGGATCACGTCGTCGAAGCTCTCGATCACGGTGCCGTCGGGCAGCACCGCTTCGAGCTGGGTCGAACGCGGCCAGCACCGGGTTGATGTTGTCGCGCAGGGTCGTGTTGGGGATCGAGGTGATGGGGCCGGCCCCGAGTCGACACCCTTCGCGCAGGTAGGCCAGCGAGCCGGACTCGTTCGGTGATCGCCATGCCCTTGGGACCACGTTTGGGTGGTGGCGGCAAGAACGGGTGATCGCTGCGATCAGATGCGCCAGCGCCTCCGCGGAGAAATGGGGCACAGTAGAGGCCAGAGCCTCTGGAGTGGGCGGTACGTGGGAGGTCATAGACCCGCGATGCTGCCCACCCAGAGGCTCGCCTACGCGGACCCCGCATCACCCCAACCCGAAACTTCGCGCAGGTTTATTCTCAACGGACTGTCGGAGGTGGGTTCGAGCATAAGATCATCGCGCATAGCATCCGGTGCGAACATGCAATATCGTCGATGATTGAAATTGCAACTGGCATCATTCGCAAATGGGAATACCCAACTACGATTCCCGGGGAATGGGCACCATTAGGTTTGCGTTTGAAACCACCCATACCCTCAGCGCATTTCGATCTTCCGCGACAACACACAATCCCCTAACTTCGGCCCAATCAAGACTAACTGCAACCCAGAGGTTGTACCGCACCCGAAGTCCATCAGTGTCCACCTCAGCTGACCTCGTGACACCAGTCATTATGAAGTGTGCCCCAACAATGACACTAGCACCCATTGCCAAATGCCGCGTCATATACCAGTGCCAACACCCCAAACAAGATGAGGGATGCGCCCCGCCAATAGTCATGCACTGGAAAACTGACCGGACCACGAGGCGATCGGACCGCCGATTTTCGTGCGCCCACTTCAACCTTTCACCGAACCGCTGATTGCGCCCATCAGGTTCATTGACCAAAGCGCCTCCACGACTAATGGCCACCGCATGCCCACGGAAGTCAGGTTGAGGAAATAGCCACTCAAAGCAAACATCTCTACGCGTCTTGCGTTATACCCACTGCCAACGCCAAGGCTGGCCTCACAATGTCCACCAAGCTGCTCGGCGAACTTCAAATACGGACTAGTAGCGTGCGCCCATGGAATACTTCTATGGCGCAGCAGTCTATTGGTGATGATAAGACCATGCTCATCCGCTCCCACCAAATGGAGGCAAGGCAATAGACCGGAGGCAAGAATAACCACAAGACCAGTCGCAGTCTGCCAAATCGGCATCCCCAGGATGGCCATAGAGGTGATCGCGCCGGCAAGACACTGTTCTAACCAGTATCCTACGCGCGCTTCCGTATTTTACTCCCGCACACTGAAATTCGATCACGAAGGGCCGCATCAATTGCACCCACTGACCTGGTCGACTGGCGCCTCCACTTCCGGGGTGGACCAAGGCGTATTTACCAAAACCGTAGCTTGTAAGTGATACGGCCGCAGCTAGCGCACCATTTGCCGCCCAAAGTTGGCGAATTGCTCCAGCCGAGGGCTTTGAGTAATAAAACAGCGGGATAGAATACGCATTCACCATTGCATGAGGCTCCTTCGCCAAAGTTCCAACTCCCAGTTGGGATCAGCGCAATACAACGTCAAACACCGTCCCAACAAAGAACTGCCAGAGAATCCATAGTCATTGAACCGATTAAAAGCATTGAATGTTACAATCACCACGTTGGCAGCGGCACAGGACCAGGCGGAAGCTGTGCAGGCATTGCAACCACTGCCGCCTGAAACCAGGGATTTCGAAGAATCGACTGGTCTAACCGAAGTCCGGAAAGGCTGAGCCAGGTACCCATGACCCTGAGAATCCCCTGCCCAAGTCGATCCAATTGCCGATGGGTTTCCTCCTGCGAAGCTGCAGGGGTTGATTCCGATGCTTGCGTGAGTGGGTGGCTGGAGGTGTATTGGCCGCTTTGGGGTCATAGTAGCGGGTTCCGGTGTGGATGTAGCCGGTTTCGGTGTCGTGTTGCATCGACGCAAACCCGACCAATGGCTGTTCGAGCCACCAGTTGCTGTTCGATCCGATCGACCGTTGGTCTCATAACTGACGTGGTGTTACGGGTGGTGCCGTTGGCGTTCGTTGGCAGGCCTGGTCGATCCTTAGTGGTCTTGGTAGC
Proteins encoded in this region:
- a CDS encoding NUDIX hydrolase; protein product: MASPADATPSGDPGLSDRPEPTDYSGQADLGAYPRPSLAVDVAVMSVVPAAWTVAPDGGGTGSGNDGRGDGKGDGRSEAGSAALKLAVVLLRRDAAPHAGQWSLPGSFVHEHERLADTVRRTLLDKCGITDLSPTQLQVFDDPKRDSRGWVVSVAHLAVVASQRLAPLVKSGTDHLCFAAVPDPSPPATVDAKSGAGPKTAPLIIPGRQRRLPFDHDEIVTLAVAELRRRYDEHPDPDGLMPDRFTLLELRRLHEAIQGRELQKDTFRRQVIDQLEDLHETSDGTVGRPAALFTVLNP
- a CDS encoding type II toxin-antitoxin system VapB family antitoxin, whose protein sequence is MTRTVIDIDDDNLAAAAEVLGTTTKVATVNRALAEVAARAGRLAFLDHLDDVAGDLADPAVMEDAWR
- a CDS encoding PIN domain nuclease, whose protein sequence is MAVTGLHLADKSALEQRRHSTAARDLLALLLVEGALASCHVTALEVLYSARNRQDYETLRSDIATLPWLPTDQRAMDRALEVQGLLARRGQHRVPLPDLMIAATAEVNDAVVLHYDHDFDVIAAVTGQPTRWIVKRERAADAGRRRPQQQWERARRRGSRLRRTIAPTPSNGRGCDGGSPG
- a CDS encoding Fic family protein, with amino-acid sequence MAWPPHASEVRPWAQAIRGGTKEDRITSSVTVSLPPMIAAETIEIDGRLAGEVERAVMEISSLDHWHAGDLSALGAMLVRTESVASSKIERIQADIDDFARALHGSKANTSAASMVAATNALEVMVEDVGRTRTVTLEMLIRAHRALMVDDPNEADGAGRLRSVQNWIGGSDHSPRGALYVPPPADTVEGYMADLVEYANRDDMPALVQAAIAHAQFESIHPFIDGNGRIGRALVNTILRRRQATRHVVIPLASALVARRDRYFEALGSYRAGDAGPIVTSFARAAAGAAAESKVTALRLAEAPAEMAAMVGGARAGSATARLLAVLASQPVLSAEEAADAIGSSESSIYAALDRLTEAGVLRTLTTRKRNQVWGATLILDELADLGVRIEAAAR
- a CDS encoding type II toxin-antitoxin system prevent-host-death family antitoxin, with product MSEVSIRDLRNHGGEVVERAQRGERLTITRAGTPVAQLVGLPRPATPLAELRQRWARLPQVDPAALRRDIDDVLDPGI
- a CDS encoding type II toxin-antitoxin system VapC family toxin; protein product: MQGSDVARGVLDTSTVILLGRIEADELLPTEPLITTVTLAELSVGPLVAATADERAARQAHLQQAEADFDPLPFDAMAARAFGRVAASLHEAGRKTSARAYDAMIAAVCMANDLPIHTCNPGDFSGIAGLNVVAVPHPDH
- a CDS encoding ribbon-helix-helix protein, CopG family yields the protein MAMTLRLTEEEQRALRLRAEAEGVSMQDAARRAIREYVERQGHRDRVAVAGDRIADVHAAALERLGQ
- a CDS encoding type II toxin-antitoxin system PemK/MazF family toxin, translating into MDLGSNPTDPEQAFVRPVVVVSDDRLHDPRLRMCVVVPGTSTIRRISLHMVLEPDADNGLDALTAFQPEQVRSVSVDRLQDRIGRVGAIGLAQIDELLRTVLNL